The genomic interval CGCTGGGCTTCGTGGAGAAGCTCGCGAAGGGCGAGAACCCGCTGAAGGCGGCGCTGAGCTCCGTCACGGACCTCATCCCGGGCGGCGGCGCGATGAAGAACATCCTGGGCAAGTTCGCGGGCCAGGGGATGATGAACGGCGCGGGTGGCAACTCGCTGCTCGACGCGGGCCTCAAGATGGCCACGGGCCAGGGCAAGGTCACCGACCTCCTGGGCGACCTGTTCAAGGCGAACAAGCAGGGCTTCACAGCGCAGGGCACCGGCAACGTGATGGAGCTCGCCGCGCAGCAGATGAGCAAGCTCATCAACTAGTCGGACACTCCGCTTCAAAGAGACCTGGCGCCGCGCTTCCATGGAAGTGTGGCGCCGGTTTCGTTTTGGAGTGGCGGTCTGGTACTTCAGACCTCGTGAACCCTCCGCCGCTCCCGTCCCCTGGAGTCCCGCGATGAGCACCGGCTTGGATGTCCTGGTCCTTGGCGCGGGAGTGGTGGGCCTGTCGGCCGCGCGGCGGCTGGCGGCGGGAGGTGCTCGCGTCCTGGTGCTGGATGCGGTCGACCCGGGAGGGCGCGGCTCACGCGCCGCCGCGGGGGTGGCCATTCCCTCGGTCCGCCTCTACGACGACCCGGTGATGCTCGACTTCTCCCGTGCGGGGAGGGCCGCGCTCACGGATGACCTGGGCTCGCTCCCCGAAGGCGCCTTGCTGCGGCGAGGGCAGGGCATCCTGCGCATCGTCGCGGATGTGAAGGGGCAGGAGGCCCTGGCCCGCAAGGCGAGTGTGTACCCGGATGAGCTGGGGACCTGGATGGATGCGGCCCGGCTCGTGGAGCTGGAGCCCGCGCTGGAGGGGACGCCGCTGCTGGGCGCCTTCGAGTCCGCGCGTGGCCACATGGTGGACACGGAGGGCTACGTCAACGCGCTGTTGGGCGCCGCGATGCGCTCGGGCGTGCGCTTGCGGCTGGGCGAGTCGGCGCGCTCCGTGGAGGAGACGTCGCACGGCATCGAGGTGAGGACCGACCGCGAGGTGCTGCGCGCTGACCGGCTCGTCGTGAGCGCGGGGCCATGGTCCTCCACGCTCGCGGGTCTGCCGGCGCTGCCGCTCAAGCCCGTGCGTGGGCAGATGCTCGTGGTGCATCAGCCGGGCGTCTCCCTGTCGCGAGTGGTCTCCGGGCCCACGTACCTGGCGCCCTGGCGCGCGGGAGAAATCGTCGTGGGCGCCACGGAGGAGGATGCGGGCTTCGTGGAGAACGTGACGCCCGCGGGCCTGCTGCACTTGAGCGCCACGGTGGCGAAGCTCGCGCCGCGTCTGCGCGAGGCCCGCTTCGTGCGCGCCTGGGCGGGGCTGCGGGCGGCGACACCGGATGGACGTCCCTACCTCGGGCTCTATCCGGGCACGCGGCGCACCTTCGTCGCGACCGGACTGGGCGGGCAGGGCATCCTCACGGGGGCTCACGCGGCCCTGGCGCTGGTGGAGTTGATGGCGTGGGGGCGGGGAGAGCTCGCGGCGCCTTTCTCGCCGGCTCGGATTGCATCGCCTCCGAAGGTTGGCGAATAGTCCCGAGCCGTCTCCAGTCCCGTGCCGTCGAGGGGAGTCCGACATGCGTGACGATGTGGCGCGTACTCGTCATCCGTACTCCGGGGTGAAGCGTCTGCGCATCCCGCTGCTCCTGCTGACCGCGGCGCTGTCCATGGGCAGTGGCATGGGCAACCCGGGCTGTGGAGATGATGACCCTCCGACGACGTGTGAGCGGGGCTGCGCCATCGGCGGCACCTACGTGATGCGCTTCCAGGAGACGAGCTCGCTGGGGCCCGACTGTGGGCTCGCGGGAGTCATCCTCCCCGAGGGGGCGCCGCTCGTCCTCACCCGCGAAGGCAGCAGCCCTGATGTCACCGCGACGTTGGGCGACGTGACGCTCAGGGGCCAGTACTTCGGACTGGGCCATGGCTCGCTCATCCTGCGCGGCACCCATCAGGTGCGCGGACGCGAGGAGCCGATGTCGGAGCTGGAGTACACGCTCGAGGGCTCCTTCGACCACGGCCCCACGCGCGCGGACGAGGCGGTGTCGTTCACCGCGGCCTTCTCCGTCTCGCGGGTGAACGTGCCCGAGCGTGCTCCCGGCTGCATCGTCAGCCGCCGGTTCACCGCGACGCGCTAGTACAGACTGACGGAGTCGAACGGACGGTTGAGCTTCGTCCGAGGACGCGGCAGGCCCGCGTGGATGGCCGCCGTGTCGCCGCGGGCCAGCGCGTCCACCAGGGCGCGCGTCTGCTTGGGCCAGGTGGAGCTGGCCAGGGCCCGGCGCAGGGGCTCCGCCCAGTCGTTCCGCTCGGCGGCCAGGCCCATGCCGGCCAGGCTCTCCGCGGCCATCAGGGGCTCGCCGATGTCGCGTGCGTGTTGCTCGGCGCGCGCGAACCAGTCCACGGCGGAGTCCATCTGCCCGGCATCCAGGAACACGCGCCCCAGCTCCGCCGCGATGACCTGCCGGTGGAAGGAGTCGCGCAACGCGTCCGCGCTGGCGTACGCCTGCTGGAAGTGCTCGATGGCGTCCTCGCGCGAACCCGCGGCGAACTCCAGTCCGGCCAGCCGGTAGCGGTGGTGCTTGGCGAAGTTGACGCCCCAGCGCTCGCTGATGCCCTCGAAGCGCCGCCACGTGTTGATGGCGTCCGTGAACTGCCGCGCCGACTCCTGGAGATAGCTGGCGTTGGAGATGAGGTTGATCTTCAAGTGGGTGGCGCTGGCGTCATGCAGTTCGCCCACGCAGCGCATGGCCTGCTTCTCCTCCACCAGCGCCTTGTCCAGCTTGCGCTCCAGGAACCACGTCAGCGCGCCGACGTTGCGCAGCCAGCCTTCCTGGAGCGCGCGGTCCTCCGCCGAGCCCTTCGCCAGCGCCTCCAGGCCCGCGGCCACCTCGGCGCGGGCTTGAGGCAGCTCTCCCATGCGCTTGGTCAACGTCAGCGCGCGGAACATGTGCAGCCGCGCCGTGGTCTCCGGCGGAACCTTGCACTCCAGCCCCTTTCCGAACGAAGCCAGCGCCTCGTCGTGGGAGCCGGTGAAGACCTGCACCACGCCCATGCTCCGGTGGAGCAGGGCCCGCAGCTCCTCCACGTCGCCCAGGCTGCTCCGGTCGATTTCGATGGCCGGCGTGACGAAGCCCGTGTCCAACGACTCCCAGGCCTGGGCCACGCGGGAGGCGAGGCTCGTGTCCGGGTCTCCCTCCAGCAGCCGCAGGCCTTGCTCCGCGGCCAGCAGCGCGCCCTCGTAGTTGGTGGTGAAGAAGCAGCTGCGGATGGCGTGGATGGCCGAGGCCACGCGGGTGGCGCGCTCCTCCGCCGCATCCACCACCAGCCGCAGATAGCGCCCCTCCAGGTCCACCGCCGGCTCCACCTCGCGCGAGGTCCGCGTGCAGGTGCCCGCTCCGGTGGACGCGCGCAGGCGCTTGCTCAGCGAGTCCAGGTACTCGCGCCGTCGGGACTCGAAGACCGCCGCGCAGTGGGGCCGCCGCAGCTGCCAGCCGGTGAACAGCAGCGTCCCTTCCAGTCCGTCCAACCGCGCCCACTCCGCCGCGCGCATCATCCCGCGCAGGCTGACCAGGTCACACTCTCCCGCGCCATGCAGCACCAGCGCGCGGCCCGTGGCGCGCAGCGTCTCGACGATGGCCCGCGCGGCCACGCTGAGAATCCAGTACGTCTGTTCGGATTCGCGGTGGAGCCTGCGCTCGGAGGGCGAGAGCGCCAGGTCCCCCAGGTCCGCGACGCCTTGCACGCTGCCGGGAAACAGCCGGTTCCATTCCGACGGATGGGCCTCCGCGACGGCGCTCACGACACTCGGGGCGCTGGCCTCGCAGGCGCGCAGCACCTTCCTCAATCCGCCAAAGGCCGTGGGCAGGGCCACGCCCACATCCACTTCGATGGCTCGTTCCGGGAGCGTGGAGGGAAGGGACTGCTCCACGGACACTTCAAAGAGTGCTCCAGCCACAGCGGACGGGGGAGTCAAGAAGGCCTCACTCGAGGGGGGACGGAATCGAGGGTGCGCGTCTGGATGAACGTGTCGAGGTTATCGGGGCTGCATCTTCACAATGTGTCAGCAGTCAATCAAATGACGGACGGCGTACTCGCCACGACTGCGTGTTTCTGAATCGAGACGGAAATGTTTCAAAATCCGTTTCATCTCGGCGCACGAGCGTGCTGAGCGCGGGGATTCCATCCAAGGCCCGATGTCAGGCCTCCTTCCCGTGCGCCCCGTGCGAGCCCCACCCAGACTCCATTTAGTCCAGTAAATCCTGCTGGACGGGTTTTGGACAAGCCACTCCGCCCCACGGTTCATCCCAGGGCACTCGCGCGCGAGGTGGGTGTCCGCCCTGTTGACGTCCGAGCGGCAGGAGGCTTGCCCCTCTGGACAGAACCTCGCCCGCATCGTCCGTTAGAGGCTTCTGGAAGAAGAGGGGACGTCGCCCAGGGGGCGTGATGCTGGAGCTGCCCGGCTATCAGGACGTGCGGAGAATCTATCGCGGCCACCGCTACGAGGTGTTCCGCGCCTGGGCGCCTGGGGGAGCGGCTCGGGTGCTGAAGGTCGTCCGGGAGGGGCCGCTCGCGGAGAGCAGCTCCGGCCTGCTGCGGCATGAGCACGCGATGTTGAGTGAGCTGCGCGACATCTCGGGCGTGGCTCGGGTGGTGGGGCTGGATGCCGTCGCGGGCCTGCCGGCGTTGATTCTCGCGGACGCCGGACCTCACGACCTGCGCGAGTGGCTGCGCCGCGGCGCGTTGGACGTGGATGTCTTCCTGGAGCTCTCCGTCGACCTGGCGATGTCGCTGGGGGCGCTGCACCGCCAGCACGTCATCCACCGCGACCTCAACCCCGCCAACCTGGTGGTCGCCCCCGGGGGGCGCCGGTTGGTGATGATTGACTTCGACCTGGCCACGCGGGTGCAGGGGCTGGTGGGTCGAGCGGGAATCCCTGGGGGCTTCGAGGGGACGCTGCGCTACATCGCCCCCGAGCAGACGGGGCGGATGAGCCGGAGGGTGGACCACCGCGCCGACTTGTACGCGCTGGGGGCCACGTTCTACGAGATGCTCACGGGCGAGGCGCCCTTCGTGTCGGCCGACGCCGCGGAGCTGGTGCACGCGCTGCTCGCGCAGCCGCCCGTGCCTCCCGTCGACAAGAACCCCAACCTCCCGGTCCTCCTCTCGGACGTGGTGCTGCGGCTGCTCGCGAAGGTGCCGGAGGAGCGCTACCAGAGCGCGGAGGCGCTCGCGGAGGACCTGCGGGAAATCCAGCGCCGCTGGCGAGGACCCGGAACGCCCATGGCCTTCGAGCTGGGCCGCCACGACCTGGCGCGCGAGCTGGGATTGCCCGACCGGCTCTATGGCCGAGAGCGCGAGCGGGCCTTGCTCGACGCGGCGTTGACGCGCGCGAGGGCGGGCGCGCGGGAGTGGGTGATGCTCGCGGGGGCCTCGGGGAGCGGCAAGACGTCGCTGGCCACCTCGCTGAGGGAGCAGGTAGGGCCGGGCCGGTTCCTCTCCGGAAAGTCGTCCGAGCTGAAGGGACAGACACCCTATGCCTCGCTGGTGGAGGCGGTGCGCGGGCTGGTGGTGAGCGTGCTGGAGCAGCCGCCGGACGAGGTGGACCGGTGGCGGCAGCGGCTCCAGTCCGCGTTGGGGACTCAAGGGCGCGTCCTCACGGAGCTGGTTCCCGAACTGGAGCGCCTCATCGGTGAGCAGCCTCCCATCGTCCCGTTGGGGCCCCGGGAGGCCGGGAGCCGGTTCCTCCTGGTGCTCCAGGCCTTCTTCCGGGACCTGGCCACCGCGGACGAGCCGTTGGTGGTGTTCCTGGATGACCTCCAGTGGGCGGATGCGGCCACGCTGGAGCTGCTCACCCGGTTGTCGACGGACCTGGAGCTGCACCACCTCCTGCTGCTGGGCGCGTATCGCCCGGGAGAGTGGGGGCCCGCGCATCCCCTGGCCCGCCTGCTGGCGTCGCTCTCCGACGGGGGGAACGGCCCTCGCAGGGTGGAGCTGGCACCGCTGGACCTGGCCTCGCTGACGGCGCTCTGCTCGGACACGCTGCGATGTGACGCGGAGCGGGCGCGGGCGCTGGCGAGCCTGGTGCTGGAGAAGACCGCGGGCAATCCATTCTCGGTGGGCCACTTCCTGCGGCACCTGCACCGCACGGGGCTGCTCACGTACGACATCGAGGATGGCTCCTGGTCCTGGGACCTGGCGCGCATCGAGCAAGCGGAGGTCACCGACAACGTCGTCGAGCTCATGCTGGACTCCATCCGCCAGCTCCCGGGCCGAACGCAGCGGCTGTTGACGGTGGCCGCGTGCATGCGTGGGCAGGTGGACCTGTGGCTCCTGGCCCGGGTTGTCGACGCGCCCGTGGAGGACACGGCGGGCTCGCTCTGGAGCGCGGTGCGCGCGGGCCTGCTCGTCCCGGAGGGGCGGGGGCCTCGCTTCCAGCCGCCGCACCCGGAGCCGACGCCGGATGGCTTGACGGTGCGTCAGGCCACCTACCGGTTCGCGCATGACCGCGTGAGACACGCGGCCTACTCGCTGCTGTCGGAGGAGGAGCGTCAGGCCCTGCACCGCGCCTTGGGGCGCCACCTCTGGGAGAGCGCCACGGGCGCGGAGGCCGAGCAGCGGGTGTGCGAGGTGGCCGACCACTTCCACCTGGGCGGCGACGCGGTGTCGTCGCCTCGCGAGCGCCAGTGGCTCGCCGAGCTCAACGTGCGCGCGGGGCGCAAGGTGCGGGATGCCTCCGCGTTCGAGGCCTCGCTGGCCTACTTCATGCGGGCGCGCTCGCTGTTGCCCGAGGACGCCTGGGACACACAGCCGCAGCTCATGATGCGGCTCCACCAGGACGCGGCCGAGTGCGCGCAGCTCACCGGAGACCGGCTGCTCTCGGAGCGCCTCATCGACACGGCGATGGCGCACGCGGTGTCGCCGCTCGACAAGGCGGACCTCTACGTGCTGCGGATGAACGCGAGCATCCTCGCTCGGGACCATGGCGCGGCGCTGGGCCATGCACGCGAGGGCTTGAGGCTCTTTGGCGTGGACCTGCCGGAAGGGGACGCCACGGGGGCCTTCCAGGCGGAGCTGCCCCAGGTGGAGGCGCGGTGGAAGGCCCGGTCCGGGGAGGAGCTCCTGTCGGCTCCGCTCATGAGCCTGGACGCGGACGTGGGCTGCATGCGCTTGTTGATGAACGCGGGCATCGCGGCGTGGTTCTCGGACCCGCCGATGTTCTCGTTCATCTACACGCGGATGCTCAGCCTCACGATGAAGTCCGGCAACAGCGTGTACTCCGCGTTCGCCTACGTGTGCTTCGGCCTCGTCTACGGCGAGTCGCGGGGCGACTACGCCGCGGGCCATCCCTTCGGCCACCTGGGCATGGAGCTGAGCCGTCGCATCGCGGACCCGCGCGAGGAGTGCCGGGTCCTGGCCGCGTTCCTCTTCTACCAGCGGCACTGGCGCGAGCCGCTGCGCTCGGCGATTCCGCTGCTGCGCCGGGGCATCGCCGCGGGCCTGGAGAGCGGCGAGCCACAGTACGTGGCCTACCTCCTGGCCAGCACCAGCTTCACGCGGCTGCGCCTGGGCACGGAGCTGGACCGGGTCCACGCGGAGGTCGAGGCGGCGCTGGCCTTCGACCGCAAGAGTGGCCAGCGCGCCATGGCGGACCTCCAACTCGCCGTGCGTCAGTCCGTCCGATGTCTGCAAGGAAGGACTCGCGAGCGCCAGAGCTACGACGACGCCACCTTCGACACCTGCACCTTCCTCGAGCAGGCGAAGAGCGACCCCACCATCCTCGGGCAGTACTTCATCCTGCGGCTCCAGACGTCGTACCTCCTGGGGGACCTGGCCGGCGCGCGGGAGATGCTGCGCGCGGCGGAGCCGCACCTGCGCTTCATGCCGTCGCTCTTCAACGTCACGGAGCACGCCTTCTTCGGCGCGCTGGTCCAGGCGGCGGGAGGGGACAGCGGCCTGGAGCCGGAGCGCCGCTCGCGCAGGGCACAGGTCGAGGAGGCGTGGCTGCGCTTCCGGCACTGGGCGGCCAACTGCCCGGAGAACTTCCGTCACCGGCACTTGATGCTGTCGGCGGAGCGGGCCCGTCTGGACGGCCACTTCACGGAGGCCGCGGAGCTCTTGGACGAGGCCATCGACCGCGCGCGCGAGGAGGGTTTCTCCCAGGACGAGGCGCTCGCCAACACCCTCGCGGGCCGCCTCTACAGCGCGCTGGGGCGCAAGCGGGTCGCCATGCTGTACCTGCGCGCCGCGCGCGAGGGCTATGCCCGCTGGGGCGCGAAGTCAGTGGTCTCCGCGCTTCAGGAAGAGTTCCCGGACCTGCAGGTGCAGGAGCCCGGCCTCTGGGACCAGGCCGTCACGCCCACGGGCGATGACTTCCGGGGGGCCTCGCTCGACCTCTTGAGCATCCTCAAGGCCGCGCAGTCGTTGTCCGGCGAAGTGGCGCTGGAGCAGTTGTTGGAGAAGTTGATGGCGGTGTGCCTGGAAGTCGCGGGCGCGCAGCGCGGCGCGCTCGCGCTGGAAGAGCAGGGCGTGCTGCTCCTGGAGGCCGTGGGCGTGGTGGGGGAGCCCATGTCCCGGTTGCACGTGGCGCTCGCGGGCTCCGAGCAGGTCCCGGAGTCACTGCTGGGCCACGCATACCGCACGGGCGACGCGGTGGTGCTGGGAGACGCCGCGCACCAGGGACGCTTCGTGTCGGATGTCTATGTGGCGAAGCAGCGGGTGAAGTCCGCGCTGGTGGTGCCCATCCGCCGTCATGCGCGCACCATGGGCGTGCTGTACCTGGAGAACAACCTGGCCACGCATGCCTTCACGCCGGACCGGGTGCGGGTGCTCCAGCTCCTGTCCTCGCAGATGGCCATCTCGCTGGAGAACAGCCTGCTCTTCGAGGAGCGCAGGCGCGCGGAGGAGGCCGTGCGCTTCCTCGCCGAGTCGAGCGTGGTGCTCGCGGAGTCCTTCGACTTCGACGTCACGCTCACGCGCCTGGCGCGGCTGTCAGTGTCCTTCCTGGCGACGGCCTGCTCCATCGACGTGGTGGAGACCTCGGGCGCCATCCGCCGGCTCTCCACCGCGCACGCGGACCCCGCCTTCGAGCGAATCGCGCGGGAGCTTCAGGAAGTCTACACGCCGCATTGGGACTCGTCGCAGCCCGCCACGCAGGTGCTCCGTACGCGGCAGCCGCTGCTCGTCCCGGTGCTGACCGTCGAAATCCTGGAGCGGCTGTGCCGGGATGCGCACCATGTCTCGCTCATGCGCGCGATGAAGTCGCGCACGTTGATGGCGGTGCCGCTGATCGCGCGAGGCCGGATGCTGGGCGTCATCACGCTGGTCTCCTCGGTGCCAGGGCGGCGCTACGGCTCCGCGGACCTGGAGCTCGCGCAGGACCTGGCGCGACGCGCGGCCATCGCGTTGGACAACGCGCGGCTGTACCACGAGTCCCAGGAGGCCATCCGGCTGCGCGACGAGTTCCTCTCCATCGCCGCGCATGAGCTCTACACCCCCATCACCGCGCTCCAGCTCTCCGTGCAGGGGCTGGCGCGGAGCGAGTCGCCCACGCGCGACGCGGTGCAACGGGCGTCCCGGACCACCCAGGCGCAGACGCGCCGGCTGGCGCACCTGGTGGACGAGCTGCTCGATGTCTCGCGCATCCAGACGGGGAGGCTCCACCTGAACCTGGAGACGGTGGACCTGGGCACGGTGGTGCGGGACGTGGTGGAGGGGCTGGGCGATGCGCTCCGCCGCGCGCACTCGGAGCTGATACTGCGCCTGGCTCCCGACTGCACCGGCCGGTGGGACCGCGTGCGGATGGAGCAGGTGGTGACGAACCTCTTGTCCAACGCGCTCAAGTTCGGCGCGGGCCATCCCATCGAGGTGCGCCTCGAGCAGGTGGAGGGCCGCGTGGCGTTGGACGTCATCGACCAGGGCATCGGCATCCCCGCCGAGCGGCTGCCGCACATCTTCGGCCGCTTCGAGCGCGCCGTCTCCTCGCGCGAGTACGGAGGTCTGGGCCTGGGGCTCTACATCGTCCGGGAAATCGTCGCCGCGCTCGGGGGGCAGGTCCGCGCGGAGAGCGTGCTGGGCGAAGGCTCCCGCTTCACGGTGGAGCTTCCCAGCGATGGGCCCGATGACACCGCGGCGCGCGCCAGCGCCAAGGCCTCCTGAATCAGCGCGGACGCGTCAGTCGTGGGTGCCGATGTGCTGGTCGCCGTGCCGCTCGCAGACCCAGTGGAAGGCACAGGAGCACGCCACCGCGCGGGCGCTGGAGCAGCACCGTCCGCCGAAGTGCTCCGGCAGCGGAGTCTCATCCTCCTCGGGCGGGTCTGGCAGGAGCATCGGCGTGCCTCGCCCCGACGCCGCGGGTCTCGCGCCGCAGCACCCTCGCGTCATGCACCGAGGGCACAGCGACAACTCACAGTTGGCGCACCAGTCGAAGATTTCACCGGGGCC from Myxococcus stipitatus carries:
- a CDS encoding FAD-binding oxidoreductase, whose translation is MSTGLDVLVLGAGVVGLSAARRLAAGGARVLVLDAVDPGGRGSRAAAGVAIPSVRLYDDPVMLDFSRAGRAALTDDLGSLPEGALLRRGQGILRIVADVKGQEALARKASVYPDELGTWMDAARLVELEPALEGTPLLGAFESARGHMVDTEGYVNALLGAAMRSGVRLRLGESARSVEETSHGIEVRTDREVLRADRLVVSAGPWSSTLAGLPALPLKPVRGQMLVVHQPGVSLSRVVSGPTYLAPWRAGEIVVGATEEDAGFVENVTPAGLLHLSATVAKLAPRLREARFVRAWAGLRAATPDGRPYLGLYPGTRRTFVATGLGGQGILTGAHAALALVELMAWGRGELAAPFSPARIASPPKVGE
- a CDS encoding tetratricopeptide repeat protein, which codes for MEQSLPSTLPERAIEVDVGVALPTAFGGLRKVLRACEASAPSVVSAVAEAHPSEWNRLFPGSVQGVADLGDLALSPSERRLHRESEQTYWILSVAARAIVETLRATGRALVLHGAGECDLVSLRGMMRAAEWARLDGLEGTLLFTGWQLRRPHCAAVFESRRREYLDSLSKRLRASTGAGTCTRTSREVEPAVDLEGRYLRLVVDAAEERATRVASAIHAIRSCFFTTNYEGALLAAEQGLRLLEGDPDTSLASRVAQAWESLDTGFVTPAIEIDRSSLGDVEELRALLHRSMGVVQVFTGSHDEALASFGKGLECKVPPETTARLHMFRALTLTKRMGELPQARAEVAAGLEALAKGSAEDRALQEGWLRNVGALTWFLERKLDKALVEEKQAMRCVGELHDASATHLKINLISNASYLQESARQFTDAINTWRRFEGISERWGVNFAKHHRYRLAGLEFAAGSREDAIEHFQQAYASADALRDSFHRQVIAAELGRVFLDAGQMDSAVDWFARAEQHARDIGEPLMAAESLAGMGLAAERNDWAEPLRRALASSTWPKQTRALVDALARGDTAAIHAGLPRPRTKLNRPFDSVSLY
- a CDS encoding ATP-binding sensor histidine kinase — translated: MLELPGYQDVRRIYRGHRYEVFRAWAPGGAARVLKVVREGPLAESSSGLLRHEHAMLSELRDISGVARVVGLDAVAGLPALILADAGPHDLREWLRRGALDVDVFLELSVDLAMSLGALHRQHVIHRDLNPANLVVAPGGRRLVMIDFDLATRVQGLVGRAGIPGGFEGTLRYIAPEQTGRMSRRVDHRADLYALGATFYEMLTGEAPFVSADAAELVHALLAQPPVPPVDKNPNLPVLLSDVVLRLLAKVPEERYQSAEALAEDLREIQRRWRGPGTPMAFELGRHDLARELGLPDRLYGRERERALLDAALTRARAGAREWVMLAGASGSGKTSLATSLREQVGPGRFLSGKSSELKGQTPYASLVEAVRGLVVSVLEQPPDEVDRWRQRLQSALGTQGRVLTELVPELERLIGEQPPIVPLGPREAGSRFLLVLQAFFRDLATADEPLVVFLDDLQWADAATLELLTRLSTDLELHHLLLLGAYRPGEWGPAHPLARLLASLSDGGNGPRRVELAPLDLASLTALCSDTLRCDAERARALASLVLEKTAGNPFSVGHFLRHLHRTGLLTYDIEDGSWSWDLARIEQAEVTDNVVELMLDSIRQLPGRTQRLLTVAACMRGQVDLWLLARVVDAPVEDTAGSLWSAVRAGLLVPEGRGPRFQPPHPEPTPDGLTVRQATYRFAHDRVRHAAYSLLSEEERQALHRALGRHLWESATGAEAEQRVCEVADHFHLGGDAVSSPRERQWLAELNVRAGRKVRDASAFEASLAYFMRARSLLPEDAWDTQPQLMMRLHQDAAECAQLTGDRLLSERLIDTAMAHAVSPLDKADLYVLRMNASILARDHGAALGHAREGLRLFGVDLPEGDATGAFQAELPQVEARWKARSGEELLSAPLMSLDADVGCMRLLMNAGIAAWFSDPPMFSFIYTRMLSLTMKSGNSVYSAFAYVCFGLVYGESRGDYAAGHPFGHLGMELSRRIADPREECRVLAAFLFYQRHWREPLRSAIPLLRRGIAAGLESGEPQYVAYLLASTSFTRLRLGTELDRVHAEVEAALAFDRKSGQRAMADLQLAVRQSVRCLQGRTRERQSYDDATFDTCTFLEQAKSDPTILGQYFILRLQTSYLLGDLAGAREMLRAAEPHLRFMPSLFNVTEHAFFGALVQAAGGDSGLEPERRSRRAQVEEAWLRFRHWAANCPENFRHRHLMLSAERARLDGHFTEAAELLDEAIDRAREEGFSQDEALANTLAGRLYSALGRKRVAMLYLRAAREGYARWGAKSVVSALQEEFPDLQVQEPGLWDQAVTPTGDDFRGASLDLLSILKAAQSLSGEVALEQLLEKLMAVCLEVAGAQRGALALEEQGVLLLEAVGVVGEPMSRLHVALAGSEQVPESLLGHAYRTGDAVVLGDAAHQGRFVSDVYVAKQRVKSALVVPIRRHARTMGVLYLENNLATHAFTPDRVRVLQLLSSQMAISLENSLLFEERRRAEEAVRFLAESSVVLAESFDFDVTLTRLARLSVSFLATACSIDVVETSGAIRRLSTAHADPAFERIARELQEVYTPHWDSSQPATQVLRTRQPLLVPVLTVEILERLCRDAHHVSLMRAMKSRTLMAVPLIARGRMLGVITLVSSVPGRRYGSADLELAQDLARRAAIALDNARLYHESQEAIRLRDEFLSIAAHELYTPITALQLSVQGLARSESPTRDAVQRASRTTQAQTRRLAHLVDELLDVSRIQTGRLHLNLETVDLGTVVRDVVEGLGDALRRAHSELILRLAPDCTGRWDRVRMEQVVTNLLSNALKFGAGHPIEVRLEQVEGRVALDVIDQGIGIPAERLPHIFGRFERAVSSREYGGLGLGLYIVREIVAALGGQVRAESVLGEGSRFTVELPSDGPDDTAARASAKAS